CATCGATATGGAGGACGTCAAAAGCCTCTTGTCAGACGGCACGCCCGAGGATTTGGGCAGCGATGAACTGGCCAAGCAGGCCAAGTACTATTTGCAGCCCATGGTGGCTAAGGTGCGCAAGGTCTTCCTGAGCGCCGGCTTCGAGGAGGCGACCGAGATGAACGACGAGTACGTGGCGGTCACGTTTCAACGACCGGTGGACCTGGCCAAACTGGAGGATGTGACGGAAACCGTCCGCTGGTGCAAGCAGCAGTTTGCCGCAAGAGCGTGAGGCGTGAGGGAGAAGGAGTGAGGCGAGCCCGGAATCTTGTCGCTTTACGCTTTACGCCTAACGCCTCACGATTATGCCTATGACGCCTATTCGCAGCTTCGAAGACTTCCGAGACGCGGTCTCCGCCTATCGGCTGCCCCGGATTCTGATCTCCGCCCTGGAACTGGATCTTTTCACGGTGATGGGCGGGCGGGTCTGGACGATCCCGGCCCTGGCCCGGCGGCTCCGCGCAAGCCGGCGTGGACTCGACATCCTCTGCCGGAATTTGGCCAGCGTCGGTCTGCTCAAGAAACAGGGGGATGGCTATCGCAACGGGCCGCTCGGAGCAGGCGAGCTCAACGCCAAGAGCCCCGCATATCGGGGCGCCTATCTCCGCCTTCTGAAAAATCACTGGGCCGACTGGTCGCACTTGACCGAGCAGGTCAGGTCCGGCAAGCCGCTGGAGGATGACGAGCCGAACGCGGCGGCCTATCGGCGGGAATTTACCTGGGCCATGCACCACCGTTCGATGGAGGTGGCCCCCAAGGTCGCGGCTCAAGTCGATATCAACGGCGCGCAGACTTTCTTGGACCTGGGCGGAGGCCCAGGCACCTATGCCTTGGCGTTTCTGGCGAGGAACCCCAGGCTGCGGGCGACGGTGGCCGATCGGGCTCCGGCGCTGGCGGTGGCGCGGGAGATCGCGGCCACGGTCCCCCAGGGGAAGCGCCTGTCCTATGTGCCGGTGGATTTCGTGAAGCAGCCGATCGCGGGCAAGTACGACGTGATCTGGTATTCCAACGTGCTGCACATCTACTCGCCGGAGGAGAACCGGCAGGTCTTTCGCCGGGCCGCCGCCGCGTTGAATCCTGGCGGGCGCCTCTTGATCCAGGATGCTTTCCTGCAGGATGCCGACGGGCTCTATCCGCAGGAAGCCAACTTGTTCGCCGTCACCATGCTCTTGTTCACGGAGCGAGGGAACACCTACGGCATTAAGGAGACCGAAGGCTGGCTACGCTTGGCTGGATTTGCCAGGGTCCGGCCGGTCACGCTCCGGGCGGGGACGGGGGATTGGGACGGGGGGATTCTGGAGGCGTCGTTGCCGGCCCGACGTCCAGGAAGCCGCGCCCGCCGAGAACGATCAGCATAAAATTCACCAGCCCGCTCACGCCGCTGATCAGCAGCGCCTCAGTCCCGGCGCCGGTCTTGGTCAGGTCTTGCACCGTCGTGGAGATATCCAGCGCCAATCCCACCGTTCCGTACATCACCCCCGCCATCAAGGCCCAGCGGACGTGAGCCAGCAGCAAGCCCATCAAGATCAACGGCAGGCCGTACAGAAAGCCGTTTCGGATGATGTGCCCGCCGGTTCCCGATCCTGTCTGTGAAAGAGCGGCCAGCGCGATCAGGATGGCGAGCAATCCGGCCATGATGCGATGGATGGACATGCCGCGACTATAGCGGAGAGACGTAGGGCGCACAAGCGACTTGCCTTGGCAGGATGTTGAAACAGGCCTCCCGCTTTGTTCTCGGTCGCTCGAACCCCTCAACGTACGGCAAGGCGGGAGG
This Nitrospirota bacterium DNA region includes the following protein-coding sequences:
- a CDS encoding methyltransferase domain-containing protein, with protein sequence MPMTPIRSFEDFRDAVSAYRLPRILISALELDLFTVMGGRVWTIPALARRLRASRRGLDILCRNLASVGLLKKQGDGYRNGPLGAGELNAKSPAYRGAYLRLLKNHWADWSHLTEQVRSGKPLEDDEPNAAAYRREFTWAMHHRSMEVAPKVAAQVDINGAQTFLDLGGGPGTYALAFLARNPRLRATVADRAPALAVAREIAATVPQGKRLSYVPVDFVKQPIAGKYDVIWYSNVLHIYSPEENRQVFRRAAAALNPGGRLLIQDAFLQDADGLYPQEANLFAVTMLLFTERGNTYGIKETEGWLRLAGFARVRPVTLRAGTGDWDGGILEASLPARRPGSRARRERSA